The Caulobacter sp. 73W region TTGGCGCCGAAAGCTCCACCACCCCGTCGATAAGCGCATCGCGGGTGATCGCGCCGGATTCAAAACGGGCGATCAGGGACGCAAGCCTGGCCGCCGCCTCGAAGGCGGGATTTGGGACACTTGAACCGTCGGGCAGAACGATGTTGCTGGTAATGGCCTTGGCGGAATTCAGCGCGAAACCGCAGACCGTCGTGAAGATGTCGCGGATTTGCGGCCCAGTGAGGACGGGCTCCTCAGGAGCCGGCGGCGGCGTCCATGCCATATTGACGCTTCCCGAAACGCCATCGTTTCCGGCAAGGTCGGTGTAACCGCCAGCGACCACCGCCACCGAGCTGGTGTTCGCGGAGGCGGTGAAGACGGCCGAATAGACGCGCGAGTTGGCGGTGGGTGCAAAGCCGCTGAGCGATCCACCCGTGACCGACACATCAGCGACGCTGAACCCTTGGGGGTTTTCGTCGAAAGTGAAGGTGATGTTGGCGGTCTGGCCGGGCTCCAGGTCCGCCTGACTGGTGCTTACGGTCACCGAGGGCGCGACAGTGTCGAAGATATAGGCCGCCTCGAACGCCCCGCCGTTGTTGCCTGCCGCATCGCTTACGCGAACCTTCAAGGTGTCAGACTGGGTCAGCTGGACGCCTGCCAGGCTCCAGGTGTTGGAGCCTGTGGACGCCGACGCCACGTCCCAGCTTGCGCCATCGTCCAGGCTGACTTCAACGTATTCGCCAGCGGCAAGGCTGGCGCTCAGAGTGCCCGACAGGGTTTGGCCTTGCGCACGGGTCACGAGGTCGGCGCCCGAGGCGCCCGTGTCGTTTGAAAAGGCCACTGCGACGCCCGTCGTCGTCGGCGCTGTCGTATCCAAGACATAGGCGGCCGCAAGAGCGGCGCCCCCATTGCCAGCCAGGTCGTTCACCCGCACCCGAAACGTCCCCGAGCCCGATAGGGTGACGTCGCGAGACCAACTGGTCCCCGTTGTCGTGGCGGCCATCCAGCTACCGCCGTTGTCAAGCGAGACCTCGACGAATTCACCGGCCGCCAAAGGTACCGAGAGACTCCCAGTGAGGGTCTGGGCCGCTATACTTGTGATGAGATCGCTCGAGGAGACGCCGGCATCCTGGGATATCTGAACCGATTGCGGGCTTGAGCTGGGCGCGGTCGTGTCGAGCACGTAGTCGCGGCTGAAGACTTCGCCGGGATTGCCCGCCGCGTCGACGACCCGAACCTGCAGGGTGTCAGAGCCAGTCAGGACGACACCGCTCAGGGTCCAGCCGGTTCCGGCGGCGATCGCAGTCGCCCAGCTGCCGCCATCGTTAAGCGAGACTTCGACGTGCTCACCCCCTGCAAGCGTGGCCGATAGCAATCCCGAGACGGTCTGCGTCGCGGTCTTGGTCACAAGATCGGAGGGGTTCGAGCCGGTGTCGCTGGAAAACACGACGGACACCGCCTTGTTTGTCGGCGAGGTGGTGTCCACGAGCACGCCGCTAAGCCCGCCGATGTTGTTCAGCGTCAAGGCTGCGGCGTTGCCAGCCGTGTCGCGGATCGTGCCGCTGTTGAGCGCGATGGAACCACCGAGGGCGACGCCGTTGGTGTCTGCATCGCCAGATTGAACCGTATAGCGGAAGACGAGCGCGCTGGTCCCGCTGCCGCTGACGTAAGTCGCCTGACGCGTCCCGCCGATATCAAGCGTCAAAGACAGGGCCGGCGTGCCGTTCGTGGTGTCGACCGTGACCGCCTCGTTGAAGTTCACGGTGAAGTCCAGCGAACTGCCCGCGCGGTAGCTTGAGTTTGCGGGGACGATTACCGATGTGGCGGCAGGAGCGGTATGGTCGAGTGTGTAGCTTTGGCCGCTCGTGAAGCCGCTAGCGATGGCCCCTCCGCTGGAGGCGGCGATGCCTGTGCCGCTCGATTTTAAATCCAGTCGAAGAGTGCCGTCGCCCGAAACCGACCCGACGGTGACGGTGTATACGCCGCCGCTGCCGGTGACGTTGTTGATGACGCCGTCGGCCGTTCCTGTTGCTGTGAGGACGAAATCGCCCGCGTCTACGCCGGTTACGGACTGGTCGAAAGTCACAGTGTAGCTGGCTGACGTCGCGTTGGTCACCTCGGCGCCGACACGTTGGATGGATTTGACGTACGGCCGACCATCGACAAGTACGTTTGCCGTCGAGCCGACATTGTTCAGCGTCAGGACGGCTGCGTTTCCGACAAGATCGGTGAGAGTGCCGTTTGTCGCCATCTCAACGATGGTCACGCCCGTCAGGTCGAGCCCGGTGGATCTGACGGTGTAGGTGAAGGTGAGTGAAGAACTTGTACTTAGAAGAGCGTCGAGGGTGGCGTAGGCGGAGCCGCTTGAATCGAGGCTGAACGTCAAAAAAGGCCATTGGCCCCCATACTGGACCGGCTCATCGAAGTTCACGGTGAAGGCAAGCTCGTCGCCGGTGCGATAGGTGCCATTCTGAGGAGCCGTTACACTGGTGACCTTTGGAGGGGTCCGATCAATTGTCCAAAAGTCCCCTGACTGCATCGACACGCCCGCCACCGGCAGCGTGCCCGCGGTTGTAACGATGTCGGTGCCGTTTTTCAGCTCGAGCCCAAAGGTCCCATCCGCAGTGGCGGTGATCGGTACGATCCAGACCCCTGGCCCGTCGCCGGAGAGCGGTGTTGGGGTTCCGATCGTGGCGCTTCCGGTGCCAAGCAAGGCGAAGTCATCAGCGCTGACATTAGATACCGCCTCACCAAAGTTCACATAGAACTGGACGGAGTTTTGGTTGTTCGTCTGCTGATGCGCTTGCATTCGAACGATCGTCACGGCCATGAGCGCATTCCCCCCAGTCTGGTTGGCATCGGGCGCCTGGCAAGTCGAACACAGCGTCGCGTTACAAAAGCCCCCTTCGATAGCTAACCGATCGCGCCGCGGTATTCACGCCCCAATTGGAGATGGGGCGTACGGCGGCGGAAAGGGGACAAGCGGCGCCGGTTTCACGCTGGATGAATAGCTACGCCGTGCGGAAGGGGTCGGGCGGGATGCGGGCGATGACCTTGATCTCAAAATCAAAGCCCGCCAGCCAGGTGACGCCCACCGCCGTCCAGTTGGGATAGGGCTCGATAGGAAAGACTTCGCTCTTGACCTTCATCACCACCGCAAATTGATGCTTGGGATCGGTGTGGAAGGTCGTCACATCGACGATGTCATCCAGCCCGCATCCGCCAGCCTTCAGTGTCGCCTCCAGATTGACGAAGGCCCTGCGCACCTGAGCCTCGAAGTCAGGTTCGGGCGAGCCGTCCTCGCGGCTGCCGACCTGCCCGGAGACAAAGAGCAGGTCGCCCGATCGGATCGCCGCCGAATAGGTCTGGGCGGCATAGAGATCCTGCCTGCCGGCGGGGAAGACTGCGTCGCGTTGGCCCATGGGTCGTCCTTCTCTGATCGCTGCGAGATGCGGTGATGCGCAGGTAACGCGGCGGCGACGGGAAGGTTGATGCCTGATCTGGCGAGGCGCTGGTTTCAGAGGCGGCTTCGATTGCACGCCTACGCAGACTAGCGTGCGGCTTCGCCTACAACTCCAGCCTTTAGCCGCGATGCGCTGCCGCCGGACTAGGGTTGGAGGTCACTCCCATCGCCTTCATGTGGCGACCCACACCAGTAAGCGGTGCGCCCGCTCGTGGGTGGAGCTTGCATCGCCCCGGCGACCCGATCGTTTGATCAGGACGATCAGGGAGACCAAGCATGAAACTGGACCCGTCACGGGCGATCGGAGCGTTCGGCGCGGTGGCGCTTTGCGGCGCGTGCTGGTTGGCCATCTCCGCCCTTGCGCCAAGCAAGGCGTCCTTCAACGAGATCGACGTCCAACGCATCAATGTGCGCGAGCCGGACGGAACCTTACGGATCGTCCTGGCTGGAAGCCAGCGGATCGGCGGACTCGTCGTGGAAGGCAAGGAGTACCCTCACCCGAGCCGCACCCAGGCTGGTCTGATCTTCTTCAATGACGAGGGCACCGAGAACGGCGGCCTGGTCTTCGATGGCAAGCTGGTCGACGGCAAACCCACCAATACGGGGCATCTGTCGTTTGATCGCTGGCGACAGGATCAGACGCTCTATTTGCAGTCTGTCGAGGACGGGACCCGTCGCCGCGCGGGCGTGTTTGTCCAAGACAGGCCCGACCGGCCTTTGGACTTCGCCTCGCTGGAACGCATCCGCGCCATGGAGACCGGCAAGGCCAAGGACGCGGCTTATCGCGCCGCCGGCTTCGACGAGAGGGCTCAGAGGGCGTTCTTGGGTCGCGACTTCGACAACTCGTCCCAGCTGGTCTTGCGCGACGCCGCGGGCCGGCCGCGCCTGCGTCTGCGCGTAGAGGCGCAGGGCGAGGCGAGCATTCAGTTCCTGGACCAAACCGGGAGGGTGACCCGCACGGTTACGCCTACGGGCTGACCGCCTCAACCAGGCCTCCATCGGGCTTCGACGCGCCAGTCGGCCGCGCCGTCAGATCCTCGCAATAGCCAGTCGCAACCGGGCCGAGGCCGATGGCCCGATCCTAGCCTATCTGGACGCTCCCATGAGCGCCCCACCGAACCCATGATCGAACGCGAAGAGCTTCTGACGAGCGGCCACGTCGCAACGCCGTCGGCTGCGGACCCTTTCGCCAACGCACTCGAATTCCAACGTTACCTCATTTTGAGTAACTGGCCGCATTTGGCCAGATGAGCGCGGCCGCTATGAACAATCTCTACAGCCCAAACGAGTGGAGGAATGGGATCCTTTCATCTGAAGGTCCTTGTTGCGTCTCCTAGCCGACGTACCGAACAGTCAAGCGCCCCTAGGATGCAAGTCGGCCGGCTAGGCCGAGAGCTTCAATTCTCAAAGCTTCACACGACCTTCCAAGGACCGACGGGTCCGCTCCCCGATGCTTCGGCGCGATGTCTCCGATCGCTGATCGCGCCCACCAGGAACTTCGCCCATGGCCGCCCTCGCCACCACAGTGACCACCCTCACATTCAACGCCGACCGCGGGATCTCCAACGTCGACCGCATCACAAGCGTCGCGGCTCAAACGATCAGCGGAACAATTAGCCCGGCCTTGGTAGGCGACGAGCGCGTCCAGCTGTCCTTCGATAACGGCGCCAACTGGGCGCCGACGACCGGCGGGCCGACCAGCTTTTCGACGACAGCCACCTTGGCAGGGGGATCTCACGCCATCCTGGCGCGCGTCGTCAACGGCGTGGGTGAGGAGGGTCCCATTGAGAGCTTCGCCTACACCCTCGATGGCGTGATCCCCGCCATCGCTGGGACGATCGTGCCTCCCGCCGGCAAGACCTATGGCGTTGGAGAGACGCTAAGCTTCACCGTGACGTTCGACGACAATGTCTACTTCGCCGGCAATGACAGTACCCTGGAGCTAACGATCGGCGTCGCCCCCCGCACAGCCACATTCGCTGGAACGGCTGGTAGATCGATCACCTACAGCTACGTGGTCCAACCTGGCGACCTTGACACCGATGGGATCGCCATCCGGGGGTTATCGCTCGGAAGCTCCACCATCCAAGACCGCGCTGGCAACAACGCTGATCTCAGTTTGGCCGGGCATTTGCCATCTCTGGCCGGCGTGCGGGTCGACGCCATCGCCCCCGCCGTCAGCGGCAATATAGCCGTGCCGCCCAATGATACCTACCGCGCGGGAGAGATCCTGTACTTCACGGTCACGTTCAACGACAACGTCGTCATTACGGGAAACGACAGCACCCTTGGCCTAGACATAGGCGGCATGGCGCGCAGCGCCGCTTACCATTCCAAAACGGCAAATTCGATCATCTACGCCTACACCGTTCAGGCCGGAGACAGTGACGCCAACGGCATTACGATCGACGCGATTTCGCTTGGCGGCACGACGATTCGCGATGCGGTTGGCAACAACGCCGTCCTGTCCCTGACCGGCCATCTGCCCTCGACGGCGGGCGTGCTGATCGACACCACAGCACCCGTTGTGAGCGGCAATGTGAGCGTGCCGGCGAACGCCACCTACGTCGCCGGCCAGCAGCTCAATTTCACCGTGACCTTCGATGAGAACGTCAACGTCACGGGAAACGACAGCGTGCTTTGGCTGGTCGTCGGCCAGGATCCGCGCGCCGCCACGTTTGTGGACGCGCTCGGCAACACCATAAGGTACAGCTACACGGTGCGACCGGGTGATCTGGACGCCGACGGAATTGCGCTCGGCGGCGCCATCACACTCAACACCACGACGATCCGCGACGCTGCTGGCAACGACGCCAATCTATCCCTCGTCGGTCATGCGCCATCTTTGGCGTCCGTTCGCATCGACGGCAAAGCGCCCGGCGTCGCCTCGGTGAGCGCCCCTGTGGAGGGGCGCTATAGCCAGGGCGCTTTACTGCTCTTCACCGTGACGTTCGACGAGAACATCACAGCCTCAAACTCCGCAAGCACGCTTGGCCTCGACATCAACGGCGCGTCGGTGAGCGCTGTTTTCGCTGGATCCACCGCAAACTCGATCAGCTATCGCTATTCTGTCCAGGCGGGCCAAGAGGATCTGGACGGCATCGAAATCACCGGCATCTCCCTGAATGGCTCCACCATCCAGGATGCGGCGGGCAATAACGCCAACCTCTCACTCACGGGACGCCTGCCTTCGCTATCGGGCCTCATCATCGACGCCAAACCGCCGACCGTGAACATCAGCTCAAGCGCAAGCCAGCTCAAGCAGGGCCAAACCGCCACGATCACCTTCACCTTCAGTGAGGAGCCGATAGGCTTCCAGGCCAGCGACCTGGAGGTCGCTGGAGGGACCTTGAGCGCGCTGTCGGGGTCCGGAACGGTCTACACCGCGACATTCACCCCCACCGATGGCCTCAATGCGGGTAGGGCCGCCATCTGGATCGCGGCGGGTCGCTTCTTCGACGCCGCCGGCAACGCCAGCCTGGCCGACAGCTCGCCCGCGATCGACTACGACACCCGAGCGCCGTCGGCGCCGACCCTCGCCTTGGCGGCCGGCGCCGATACAGGCCTCCAGGGCGATGGCGTAACCGCCAACAACCGGCCAACCTTTGTAGGCGTTGCGGAGTCCGGCTCGACAGTCACCCTCTATGACGGCCAGGACAACGTGATCGGGTCGGGAACGGCGGTCGACGGCGCGTTCGCCATCGCCCCCGTGGTCGCGCTTGGGCAAGGCTCGCACACCATCAGCGCCCGGGCGGTCGACCCCGCCGGAAATGAATCGTCCGTCAGCAGCGGCCTTGCCGTCACCATCGACTATACGCCGCCAAACCTGGTCATCACCAGCAGCGTCGATCGCCTCAAGATCGATGAGACCGCGACGATCACCTTCACCTTCGACGAGCCTGTCGAGGGCTTCACGCTCGCGGACATCGGCGTGATCGGCGGACAGCTAAGTGATTTTACGGCGCAGGCCGGGGGGCGCATCTTCACAGCCCAGTTCAGACCAACCGCGGATCTGAACGCTTCGACCGCGCAAATCACGGTCGGGGCCGGCTCTTACATCGACGTCGCGGGCAACAACGGGGGATCGGGCCACACCCCGGCCCTGACCTTCGATACGCGCGCTCCCGACGCGCCGGCGGCGCCAAACCTGGACGCCGCCAGCGATACGGGGCCCTCCAATAGCGACAACATCACGTCCGACAGGACGCCCACCTTTGTCGGCTCGGCCGAGGCGGGCGCCACCGTCACCCTCTATTCGGGCGCCGATGTCATCGGGACGGCCGTCGCCACGAACGGAGCCTGGTCGATCGTCAGCGACACGCTCGATCCTGGCGTCCACCAGATCAGCGTCGCCATCACCGACGCCTTCGGAAACGAGGGTCCCCGCGGGCCTGCGCTGGACGTCGAAATCCGAGCCAATAGCGCCCCGACCGGTTCGGTCATCATCACCGGATCACCGACCGTCGGTCAGAAGCTCGAGGCCGCTAGCACTGTGGCCGATGCCGATGGGCTTGGGACCATCACCTATCAATGGCGCGCGGGCGGGGTCGATCTTATCGGAGAGACGGGCGCCAGTCTGATCATCACTCCGGACCATCTGGGCAAGGCCATCAGCGTCGTGGCCCGATACGTCGATGACTACGGCTCCCCCGAGGCGGTGTCCTCCGCCGACACGGCGGCGGTGACCACCCCGGCGCCGCCGACCACCGAAGAGCCGCCGGTACAGCCGCCGGCGCCCGAATTCACGCCGGGCGAGATCCGCGACGCCTTCGCCGCGGCCGCGGGATTGCAGCCCAACTCGCCCAAGGCGACCGCGCCGACCATCACCCTGGCCGATGGGTCCGTGGTGGCCAATCCCGCCTACGAGACGGCGATGAAGCTGGCCGGCCTGATCGCCCGCTTCGAAGCTGGGCTGATCACCCGCGACGGCCTGATCGACGGCGTCGTAGACCTATCGGCGCCCACCTCCGGCGTGGCGCTGTCAGCCTATCAGTTCTTCACCGGCTCGACCCCGTCCGCGGCGGGGATGGCCTGGCTGATCGACAGCCCAGCCAACGCCAACGACCTGACCGACGCCTACTACGCCCGCTTCAACGAGGTGAACCGCTTCATCAATTTCGCGGTCAGCCTGGGCATGGAGGGCGAGGGCCGCGTGGCGTTCGCGGCGAAGTTCGGCGCGCTGGATTTCCAGGCCTCGGTGCGAGCGGCCTATGACATGGTCATCGGTCTGGACGCGGCGCGCGCGGCGGGGATCAACGTCGATGCGGCCCTGGCCTGGATCGCCAGCCAAGAGGGCTATTTTGACGCCTTCGCCGGCTCGGACCTGGGCGGTAAGGCGGCCATGATCGGCTACCTCATGCAGGCCGGCTTCGAAGCCAAGGTCGGCCGCTACTACGACGCCAGCCGGGGCTTCGTGGAAGACACCTTCGACGGGACGCCTGCCTATCAGGTGGATCTGGTGGGTGGTCAGCATCTTGGCTAGGGCGACGGTCCGAGGATAGGCGGTGTCGGTTACCGCCTTCCCTCGGCTGGGATGGTGAACGCCTCCTGACGATGTTGTCGACCTCGACGCTGGGGAAACGCCTAGGGCGCAGGGTGTGATCGAGGGGCTCAAAGCTTCACGAACGGACACGGTTGGCGTTCGTCGAAGGCGAACACGGACCGGCCTGGATCTGGATCGATGCGCCGTAGGCCTGGCCGCCGCAGCTTGGCGCGGCCGACCGGCGGATGCTCGCCTAGCATGGATTTCCGCGGCGCCCACCAGTGGTGCGGCGCGCCGCCGTGGCGCTGGAACATCCCCTAAAACCGGCAGTTTCGCCCCATAGCCATTGGGAGCATGCCATGAACCTGCGACAGGACCTCGATC contains the following coding sequences:
- a CDS encoding Ig-like domain-containing protein; its protein translation is MAVTIVRMQAHQQTNNQNSVQFYVNFGEAVSNVSADDFALLGTGSATIGTPTPLSGDGPGVWIVPITATADGTFGLELKNGTDIVTTAGTLPVAGVSMQSGDFWTIDRTPPKVTSVTAPQNGTYRTGDELAFTVNFDEPVQYGGQWPFLTFSLDSSGSAYATLDALLSTSSSLTFTYTVRSTGLDLTGVTIVEMATNGTLTDLVGNAAVLTLNNVGSTANVLVDGRPYVKSIQRVGAEVTNATSASYTVTFDQSVTGVDAGDFVLTATGTADGVINNVTGSGGVYTVTVGSVSGDGTLRLDLKSSGTGIAASSGGAIASGFTSGQSYTLDHTAPAATSVIVPANSSYRAGSSLDFTVNFNEAVTVDTTNGTPALSLTLDIGGTRQATYVSGSGTSALVFRYTVQSGDADTNGVALGGSIALNSGTIRDTAGNAAALTLNNIGGLSGVLVDTTSPTNKAVSVVFSSDTGSNPSDLVTKTATQTVSGLLSATLAGGEHVEVSLNDGGSWATAIAAGTGWTLSGVVLTGSDTLQVRVVDAAGNPGEVFSRDYVLDTTAPSSSPQSVQISQDAGVSSSDLITSIAAQTLTGSLSVPLAAGEFVEVSLDNGGSWMAATTTGTSWSRDVTLSGSGTFRVRVNDLAGNGGAALAAAYVLDTTAPTTTGVAVAFSNDTGASGADLVTRAQGQTLSGTLSASLAAGEYVEVSLDDGASWDVASASTGSNTWSLAGVQLTQSDTLKVRVSDAAGNNGGAFEAAYIFDTVAPSVTVSTSQADLEPGQTANITFTFDENPQGFSVADVSVTGGSLSGFAPTANSRVYSAVFTASANTSSVAVVAGGYTDLAGNDGVSGSVNMAWTPPPAPEEPVLTGPQIRDIFTTVCGFALNSAKAITSNIVLPDGSSVPNPAFEAAARLASLIARFESGAITRDALIDGVVELSAPTSAVALQAYQFFTGRTPTQGGMTWLIDSPSNANDLTDPYYARFNEVNRFINFAVNLGVQGEGRAAFEAKFGALDFAASVRLAYDLVIGVEAARAAGINVDAALAWITSQEGYFDAFAGSDLGGKAAMIGYIMQAGYEAKVGRYYEATHDFIEFGLRRNAPLSC
- a CDS encoding Ig-like domain-containing protein; translated protein: MAALATTVTTLTFNADRGISNVDRITSVAAQTISGTISPALVGDERVQLSFDNGANWAPTTGGPTSFSTTATLAGGSHAILARVVNGVGEEGPIESFAYTLDGVIPAIAGTIVPPAGKTYGVGETLSFTVTFDDNVYFAGNDSTLELTIGVAPRTATFAGTAGRSITYSYVVQPGDLDTDGIAIRGLSLGSSTIQDRAGNNADLSLAGHLPSLAGVRVDAIAPAVSGNIAVPPNDTYRAGEILYFTVTFNDNVVITGNDSTLGLDIGGMARSAAYHSKTANSIIYAYTVQAGDSDANGITIDAISLGGTTIRDAVGNNAVLSLTGHLPSTAGVLIDTTAPVVSGNVSVPANATYVAGQQLNFTVTFDENVNVTGNDSVLWLVVGQDPRAATFVDALGNTIRYSYTVRPGDLDADGIALGGAITLNTTTIRDAAGNDANLSLVGHAPSLASVRIDGKAPGVASVSAPVEGRYSQGALLLFTVTFDENITASNSASTLGLDINGASVSAVFAGSTANSISYRYSVQAGQEDLDGIEITGISLNGSTIQDAAGNNANLSLTGRLPSLSGLIIDAKPPTVNISSSASQLKQGQTATITFTFSEEPIGFQASDLEVAGGTLSALSGSGTVYTATFTPTDGLNAGRAAIWIAAGRFFDAAGNASLADSSPAIDYDTRAPSAPTLALAAGADTGLQGDGVTANNRPTFVGVAESGSTVTLYDGQDNVIGSGTAVDGAFAIAPVVALGQGSHTISARAVDPAGNESSVSSGLAVTIDYTPPNLVITSSVDRLKIDETATITFTFDEPVEGFTLADIGVIGGQLSDFTAQAGGRIFTAQFRPTADLNASTAQITVGAGSYIDVAGNNGGSGHTPALTFDTRAPDAPAAPNLDAASDTGPSNSDNITSDRTPTFVGSAEAGATVTLYSGADVIGTAVATNGAWSIVSDTLDPGVHQISVAITDAFGNEGPRGPALDVEIRANSAPTGSVIITGSPTVGQKLEAASTVADADGLGTITYQWRAGGVDLIGETGASLIITPDHLGKAISVVARYVDDYGSPEAVSSADTAAVTTPAPPTTEEPPVQPPAPEFTPGEIRDAFAAAAGLQPNSPKATAPTITLADGSVVANPAYETAMKLAGLIARFEAGLITRDGLIDGVVDLSAPTSGVALSAYQFFTGSTPSAAGMAWLIDSPANANDLTDAYYARFNEVNRFINFAVSLGMEGEGRVAFAAKFGALDFQASVRAAYDMVIGLDAARAAGINVDAALAWIASQEGYFDAFAGSDLGGKAAMIGYLMQAGFEAKVGRYYDASRGFVEDTFDGTPAYQVDLVGGQHLG
- a CDS encoding RidA family protein, translating into MGQRDAVFPAGRQDLYAAQTYSAAIRSGDLLFVSGQVGSREDGSPEPDFEAQVRRAFVNLEATLKAGGCGLDDIVDVTTFHTDPKHQFAVVMKVKSEVFPIEPYPNWTAVGVTWLAGFDFEIKVIARIPPDPFRTA